Proteins co-encoded in one Christiangramia fulva genomic window:
- a CDS encoding C45 family autoproteolytic acyltransferase/hydolase produces MQLHFYAISEIGKPGEKWQKLYNTHWPAYQNWLESKKDYKLPTLKASKAALKKYMPEMLPLHRHLCKLVKADRKAAVFLTGFQPPAYVFGCAQAVHKGKEVRLIRNYDYHPHLLEGTQLLSSWNGKKVIATGDCLIGALDGINEDGLAISLSFGGRKKVGYGFGIPFILRYILEFCSTTKEAVVALKRIPSHMAYNVTVVDKSGNHKTVRLVPDKPAIVTEANFATNHQETIHWPENALHNQTLKRSASLEKTLQINKMDPEGILQAFLEPPLYNTRFSEGFGTLYTAVYRPEKGIAELHWPGEKLVQTFENFSEAYTKIDFSKEEQIVSSWEEPGTGKTSSEKYPPEDWKENLAESLVHAVAKENPDLDKSQLEKLRRKILKPGVISWSSFAGFWSKPKNRSAEKDKK; encoded by the coding sequence ATGCAACTTCATTTTTATGCGATTTCAGAAATCGGGAAACCGGGAGAGAAATGGCAAAAATTATATAATACACATTGGCCGGCCTATCAAAACTGGCTGGAATCAAAAAAAGATTACAAACTACCCACGCTAAAAGCCTCAAAAGCAGCGCTAAAAAAATATATGCCTGAAATGCTTCCTCTCCACAGGCATTTGTGTAAACTGGTAAAGGCAGATCGCAAAGCGGCAGTATTCCTTACTGGTTTTCAGCCACCGGCTTACGTTTTTGGATGTGCCCAGGCGGTTCATAAGGGAAAGGAAGTACGGCTAATTCGTAATTACGATTACCATCCCCATCTTTTAGAGGGCACACAGCTCCTGAGCTCGTGGAACGGAAAAAAGGTTATTGCGACCGGTGATTGCCTTATAGGCGCTCTGGATGGAATAAACGAAGACGGCCTGGCGATCTCCCTTTCTTTTGGAGGTCGGAAAAAGGTGGGATATGGGTTCGGTATTCCGTTTATCCTCCGCTATATTCTTGAATTCTGCAGTACCACAAAAGAAGCGGTTGTAGCTTTAAAAAGGATTCCGTCGCATATGGCTTATAATGTAACCGTGGTAGATAAAAGCGGAAACCATAAAACAGTACGCCTGGTACCCGATAAGCCAGCTATTGTCACTGAAGCTAATTTTGCAACCAACCACCAGGAGACTATACACTGGCCTGAAAATGCGCTGCATAATCAAACCTTAAAACGATCGGCTTCCCTGGAAAAAACCCTGCAAATCAATAAAATGGATCCCGAGGGAATTTTACAGGCCTTTCTCGAGCCACCGCTTTATAACACTCGATTTTCTGAAGGATTTGGGACACTCTATACGGCGGTTTACCGTCCGGAAAAAGGAATAGCAGAATTGCACTGGCCCGGCGAAAAACTGGTACAAACCTTTGAAAATTTCAGCGAGGCTTACACCAAAATCGATTTTAGTAAAGAAGAACAGATAGTTTCATCCTGGGAAGAACCGGGAACAGGAAAAACATCCTCCGAAAAATATCCTCCTGAAGACTGGAAAGAAAACCTCGCTGAAAGCCTTGTGCATGCGGTGGCTAAAGAAAATCCAGATTTAGATAAGTCACAGCTGGAAAAGCTGCGCCGGAAGATCCTGAAACCTGGAGTGATTTCCTGGAGTAGCTTCGCCGGATTCTGGAGCAAGCCAAAAAATCGGTCTGCTGAAAAAGACAAAAAATAA
- a CDS encoding NAD-dependent succinate-semialdehyde dehydrogenase, with protein sequence MKFKSVNPYNGKQVGEYTAHTSEELDAILERATTAFESWSQKPLSHRTDLIKKVGQLLRDDQEDYARMITMEMGKPISESRAEVNKCAWVCDHYAENTEDFLKIEEIATDAKRSFVRHDPMGAVFAIMPWNFPFWQVFRFAAPTLTAGNTGLLKHAPNVFGCAQMMEEVFLKAGYPKGVFQNIIVHQDQTEKIIAHDAVKAVTLTGSEKAGSAVAQLAGKYLKKSLMELGGNNSFIVWEEADIDQAVKTAVSARMLNCGQSCIAAKRFIILEGIYDEFVSKFTQAVSELKSGDPMDDGTQVGTLARKDLADQLNRQIKQSIAQGAELLLGGEQENCFHQPTLLANVKPGMPAFDDETFGPLAAIIKAKDIEEAFELSERSKYGLGTTVFTKDTAKAVEYAHRVSDGAYFINELVKSDPRLPFGGTKRSGYGRELAKDGMMEFLNKKVVYVGK encoded by the coding sequence ATGAAATTTAAAAGCGTGAATCCGTATAACGGCAAGCAGGTAGGAGAATATACCGCGCATACTTCAGAAGAACTTGATGCCATCCTGGAGCGCGCTACCACTGCTTTTGAAAGCTGGAGCCAAAAACCGCTTTCCCATCGCACCGATCTGATCAAAAAAGTAGGACAATTGCTGCGGGATGATCAGGAAGATTATGCCCGGATGATCACTATGGAAATGGGTAAACCCATTTCAGAATCACGCGCCGAAGTAAATAAATGCGCCTGGGTATGTGATCATTATGCGGAAAATACAGAAGATTTTTTAAAAATTGAAGAGATAGCTACCGATGCCAAACGGAGTTTTGTAAGACACGACCCTATGGGAGCCGTTTTTGCCATTATGCCGTGGAATTTTCCTTTCTGGCAGGTTTTCCGGTTTGCGGCACCTACTCTTACTGCCGGAAACACCGGTTTATTGAAACACGCTCCGAATGTTTTTGGCTGCGCTCAAATGATGGAAGAGGTGTTCCTGAAAGCAGGATATCCAAAAGGAGTTTTTCAGAATATTATTGTTCATCAGGACCAAACCGAAAAAATAATAGCCCACGACGCGGTAAAAGCCGTAACGCTTACCGGCAGCGAGAAGGCAGGTTCAGCAGTGGCACAGCTTGCAGGAAAATACCTGAAGAAAAGTCTGATGGAACTGGGTGGGAATAATTCTTTTATCGTTTGGGAAGAAGCCGATATTGATCAGGCAGTAAAAACGGCGGTTTCGGCCCGGATGCTTAACTGCGGACAAAGTTGCATAGCTGCCAAACGCTTCATCATTCTGGAAGGCATCTATGACGAGTTTGTTTCTAAATTTACCCAGGCGGTAAGCGAGCTTAAAAGTGGAGATCCTATGGATGATGGGACACAGGTGGGCACGCTGGCCCGGAAAGATCTGGCCGATCAGCTTAATCGCCAAATAAAACAATCTATCGCACAAGGCGCGGAACTTCTGCTTGGCGGAGAACAGGAAAATTGTTTTCACCAGCCTACATTACTTGCCAACGTAAAGCCCGGAATGCCAGCCTTCGATGATGAAACCTTCGGACCTTTGGCGGCGATAATCAAAGCAAAAGATATAGAGGAGGCCTTTGAGCTTTCTGAAAGATCCAAATATGGACTCGGGACTACAGTTTTTACGAAAGATACTGCCAAAGCTGTAGAATATGCCCACCGCGTAAGTGACGGTGCTTATTTCATTAATGAACTCGTAAAATCAGATCCCAGACTACCATTTGGAGGCACCAAACGTTCCGGTTACGGTCGGGAACTCGCTAAAGACGGGATGATGGAGTTTTTGAATAAAAAGGTGGTGTATGTTGGGAAATAG
- a CDS encoding exonuclease domain-containing protein, with protein sequence MKDQLFAVIDVETTGGGINGNRLTEICIVLLKDSVIIDKFTSLINPEKEIPRQITALTGIDNAMVEDAPKFHEVAGKIEELTRDAIFVAHNVNFDYNVLRNEFRELGYEYNRKKLCTVRLSRKLIPGLFSYSLGRLCDSINIPISNRHRAEGDTDATVILFQRLLSLDDDFKVINSFLHVRSRQATLPPHIEAEQIQELPESPGIYLFKDRQHKVIYAGKAINIKKRVVSHFYDRMSKEYNLGQQTYHIDHETTGNELIALLLEAECIRKYYPKFNRAQKRPGPVYQIVSYTNQRGILQLALEKTTKKRESIGTFYSRTLAQEKLEYLCREFKLCPKYCSLQSNVEECSHYSIVSCEGICSGKEPVHAYNKKVKAAIASLVEESSTFVIREKGRHFEEEAFVLVKSGQYQGFGFIDTDAQVSRIDDYEPFLKRQPATYYTHKILSNYLRKQGKPKVIFFEEEPEVPQQVNTARAEMNAAILASHGTLSLFS encoded by the coding sequence ATGAAAGATCAGTTATTTGCGGTTATTGATGTGGAAACCACTGGGGGAGGGATCAACGGAAATCGGCTTACCGAGATCTGTATCGTTCTCCTGAAGGATTCGGTGATCATTGATAAGTTCACGAGCCTTATCAATCCTGAAAAGGAGATCCCGCGGCAGATCACGGCGCTAACGGGCATCGATAATGCGATGGTGGAAGATGCTCCCAAATTTCATGAAGTTGCGGGAAAGATCGAAGAGCTCACCCGTGACGCCATATTTGTGGCTCATAATGTGAATTTCGATTATAATGTGCTGCGGAATGAATTCCGTGAGCTCGGCTATGAGTACAATCGAAAGAAACTTTGCACCGTGCGCCTCTCCCGAAAACTCATCCCCGGCCTGTTCTCCTACAGCCTGGGCAGGTTGTGCGATTCCATTAACATTCCTATTTCCAATCGTCACCGCGCCGAAGGAGATACCGATGCTACAGTGATCCTGTTCCAGCGCCTGCTGTCGCTGGACGATGATTTTAAAGTGATCAATTCTTTTCTCCACGTACGTTCCCGTCAGGCCACTTTGCCGCCACACATCGAAGCCGAACAGATCCAAGAACTTCCGGAAAGTCCCGGAATTTATCTTTTCAAAGACCGTCAGCATAAGGTGATCTATGCCGGCAAGGCGATCAACATCAAAAAAAGGGTAGTTTCTCATTTCTATGACCGAATGAGTAAAGAGTATAATTTGGGGCAGCAAACTTATCACATAGACCACGAAACAACGGGCAACGAGCTAATCGCCCTCTTGCTGGAAGCCGAATGTATCAGGAAATATTATCCAAAGTTCAACCGTGCACAAAAGAGGCCGGGGCCGGTGTACCAGATAGTGAGCTATACTAATCAGCGTGGTATCCTGCAACTGGCCCTGGAGAAAACGACCAAAAAAAGAGAGTCTATCGGCACTTTTTACAGCAGAACACTGGCCCAGGAAAAACTGGAGTATTTGTGCCGGGAATTCAAACTATGTCCTAAATACTGCAGCCTCCAAAGTAATGTAGAGGAGTGCTCCCATTATTCCATTGTGAGTTGTGAGGGCATTTGCTCGGGAAAAGAACCTGTTCATGCCTACAATAAAAAAGTAAAAGCTGCGATTGCTTCGCTTGTCGAGGAATCATCCACCTTTGTGATCAGGGAAAAGGGGAGACACTTTGAGGAAGAAGCTTTTGTTCTGGTAAAATCCGGCCAATACCAGGGTTTTGGGTTTATTGATACAGATGCGCAGGTAAGTAGGATTGATGATTATGAACCTTTTCTAAAGCGTCAACCTGCAACTTATTACACGCATAAGATCCTGAGCAATTATTTGCGAAAGCAGGGAAAACCGAAAGTGATCTTTTTTGAGGAAGAGCCTGAAGTGCCGCAGCAGGTAAATACAGCAAGAGCTGAAATGAATGCAGCGATCCTGGCATCACATGGAACTTTATCATTGTTCAGTTAA
- a CDS encoding Crp/Fnr family transcriptional regulator produces MYDFLHKKVKETISITDEEFEYAKTLFIPKKLRKKRFLLEDGEPCIYTTFVEKGLLRSFTVDDKGNEHILQFAMQGWWVADLYSFLTGEASDYNIEALEDSELLLITKDSWDLLLKEVPAFERYFRILIQNNLIATQRRLMGTMSTTAEERYLKLLEHFPDISQRVPQHMIASYIGVTRETLSRLRSQLY; encoded by the coding sequence ATGTACGATTTTCTTCATAAAAAGGTAAAAGAAACCATCAGCATCACCGATGAAGAATTTGAATATGCGAAAACCCTGTTTATTCCAAAGAAACTGCGCAAGAAACGCTTTCTGCTGGAAGATGGAGAGCCGTGTATTTATACCACCTTTGTAGAAAAAGGTCTACTACGTAGCTTTACGGTAGATGACAAGGGGAACGAGCACATCCTGCAATTTGCAATGCAGGGCTGGTGGGTGGCCGATCTTTACAGCTTTCTTACCGGTGAAGCTTCAGATTATAATATTGAAGCGCTGGAGGATAGTGAACTCCTGCTTATCACCAAAGATTCCTGGGACCTGCTGTTAAAGGAAGTTCCGGCCTTTGAGCGCTACTTCAGAATTCTAATTCAAAACAATCTTATTGCTACCCAAAGAAGATTAATGGGAACGATGAGTACCACTGCTGAGGAGCGCTATCTTAAGCTACTTGAGCATTTTCCCGATATCAGTCAGCGGGTTCCCCAGCACATGATCGCTTCTTATATTGGAGTAACCCGTGAAACCCTGAGCCGCCTGAGAAGTCAGCTGTATTAA
- a CDS encoding SDR family NAD(P)-dependent oxidoreductase: MLVTAGASGIGKEIAKPFAEEIDKICICDINRDSLKDLSRETPGSVVLYCDIGACKSIEKMVAEAVKSMGGIDILIHNAGISRPTSMEFQ; the protein is encoded by the coding sequence ATTTTAGTTACTGCCGGTGCTTCTGGTATAGGCAAGGAAATCGCCAAACCTTTTGCGGAGGAAATAGATAAAATCTGTATTTGCGACATTAACAGGGACTCACTGAAAGATCTTTCTCGGGAAACACCGGGTTCTGTTGTTCTGTATTGCGACATTGGGGCCTGTAAAAGCATTGAGAAGATGGTGGCTGAAGCCGTTAAAAGCATGGGCGGTATTGACATCCTTATTCATAATGCCGGTATTAGCAGGCCAACGTCAATGGAATTTCAGTAG
- a CDS encoding DUF488 family protein, with protein MSTTSEKKVLYTIGHSTRTFKEFVAILRSFSIEQVADIRRFPGSRKFPQFSKENLEISLPEKSIKYTHFEALGGRRKSEPNSENTSWRNQSFKGYADYMETKAFREAVGKLSRLAAKRNLAIMCSEAVWWRCHRSMISDHFKSKGWKVMHIMGEEKSREHPYTQPARIIEGELTYKPEKQ; from the coding sequence ATGTCCACTACTTCAGAAAAAAAGGTCCTTTATACCATAGGTCACTCCACTCGTACTTTCAAGGAGTTTGTGGCGATATTGCGCTCCTTTTCTATTGAACAGGTTGCGGATATAAGACGTTTTCCCGGTTCGCGTAAGTTTCCGCAGTTCAGTAAGGAAAATTTGGAGATTTCATTACCTGAGAAGAGCATTAAATATACTCATTTTGAGGCTTTAGGAGGAAGAAGAAAATCCGAACCTAATTCTGAAAATACTTCCTGGCGCAATCAATCATTTAAAGGCTATGCAGATTATATGGAAACCAAGGCTTTCCGGGAAGCAGTAGGGAAATTATCTCGATTAGCAGCAAAAAGAAACCTTGCAATCATGTGTTCTGAAGCGGTTTGGTGGCGCTGCCATCGGTCCATGATCTCTGACCATTTTAAGTCAAAAGGCTGGAAAGTGATGCATATAATGGGGGAAGAAAAGAGCAGGGAACATCCATATACGCAGCCGGCAAGGATCATAGAAGGAGAACTCACTTATAAGCCTGAAAAACAATAA
- a CDS encoding cupin domain-containing protein has product MKTASLLDNLSFDDKKPAVQVLMDTDSSKEIRIAMKKGQQMKEHKTPYPIVVELFEGMITFGVNGELYEIKKGDMLTLEGNVPHDLRAEENSIIRLSLSKQDTAERVEGVARDSQ; this is encoded by the coding sequence ATGAAAACAGCTTCATTATTAGACAATCTCAGTTTTGATGACAAAAAGCCTGCAGTACAGGTACTAATGGATACCGATAGCAGCAAGGAGATCCGCATAGCGATGAAAAAAGGTCAGCAAATGAAAGAACATAAAACACCTTATCCCATTGTGGTGGAACTTTTTGAAGGCATGATTACTTTTGGCGTAAATGGCGAATTGTACGAAATAAAAAAAGGGGATATGCTGACTCTTGAAGGCAATGTACCTCATGATCTGCGAGCTGAAGAGAACAGCATCATACGTTTGTCCCTTTCTAAACAAGATACCGCTGAGCGTGTAGAAGGAGTTGCCCGGGATTCTCAGTAA
- a CDS encoding hemerythrin domain-containing protein, with protein sequence MTAKLLTRFNDDHERLREMCLHIRQGLSTGIATKRIRHYVDWASKKFLIPHIQKEEEFLTHQDKNTRIKRAMANHRRILRLLTCSCEDIKVLNLLEEELEVHINFEEKIVYKEIEENSTSTKNTSHYVSTEENSCKWKDPFWES encoded by the coding sequence ATGACGGCAAAACTATTAACGCGGTTTAATGATGACCACGAGAGACTTAGAGAAATGTGCCTTCATATTAGGCAGGGATTGAGCACGGGAATTGCTACCAAAAGGATCAGGCACTACGTGGATTGGGCAAGTAAAAAATTCCTAATTCCTCACATTCAGAAAGAGGAAGAATTCTTAACCCACCAGGATAAAAATACGCGCATAAAAAGAGCTATGGCGAATCACAGGAGGATTCTTCGGCTTTTGACCTGCAGTTGTGAAGACATTAAAGTCCTCAATCTTTTGGAAGAGGAACTGGAAGTGCATATCAATTTCGAGGAAAAAATTGTTTACAAAGAAATTGAAGAAAATTCCACTTCCACAAAAAATACTTCCCATTACGTGAGTACGGAAGAAAATTCCTGTAAATGGAAAGATCCATTTTGGGAAAGCTGA
- a CDS encoding hemerythrin domain-containing protein, translating to MDKKKPIKRDPNLQPLSRDHHHTLLLCWKIRKGFSKNIEVGRIKAYTDWFFENHVLPHFKIEEKYLFPVLGEEDAMVKKALAEHRRLKRLFREEKDVEKSLNLIEEELDQHVRFEERELFGRIQAAATAEQLAFIKQHHTEAQFEENTRDEFWN from the coding sequence ATGGATAAAAAAAAGCCAATAAAACGAGATCCAAATCTGCAGCCTCTTAGCAGGGACCACCATCATACCTTGTTGCTTTGTTGGAAGATAAGAAAGGGGTTTTCAAAAAACATCGAGGTCGGAAGGATCAAAGCCTATACAGACTGGTTCTTTGAAAACCACGTGCTTCCACATTTTAAGATTGAGGAAAAATACCTTTTTCCGGTGCTGGGTGAGGAGGATGCGATGGTCAAAAAAGCACTTGCAGAACATCGTCGGCTGAAAAGGCTTTTCAGGGAAGAAAAGGACGTGGAGAAATCACTTAACCTTATTGAGGAGGAGCTGGATCAACACGTGCGATTTGAGGAACGGGAGCTGTTTGGAAGGATACAGGCAGCCGCGACCGCTGAGCAACTGGCTTTTATAAAGCAGCACCATACAGAGGCGCAATTCGAGGAAAATACCAGGGATGAATTCTGGAATTAA
- the azu gene encoding azurin has product MNTYLISVSAALVMLFTGNNSAVISEKENPVKIEESKAVRTIVINANDQMRFDTSEIKVKAGDRVRLTLNHTGKLAKNVMGHNFVLLTQGTDVAKFAQAAMSEKDNDYIPSTGFIAHTKIVGGGESTSIEFNAPKKGTYDFLCSFPGHYAMMKGKFIVE; this is encoded by the coding sequence ATGAATACATACCTAATTTCAGTTTCAGCAGCACTTGTCATGCTCTTTACCGGAAACAATTCAGCAGTCATTTCAGAAAAAGAAAACCCAGTAAAAATTGAAGAAAGCAAAGCGGTTCGTACTATTGTGATCAATGCCAATGATCAAATGCGATTTGACACCAGTGAAATTAAAGTCAAAGCAGGAGACCGCGTCAGGCTTACCCTGAACCATACGGGGAAATTAGCCAAAAATGTGATGGGCCATAATTTCGTGTTGCTTACCCAGGGCACCGATGTTGCAAAATTTGCGCAAGCCGCTATGAGTGAAAAAGACAATGATTATATTCCTTCAACGGGATTTATTGCTCATACAAAAATTGTTGGGGGCGGGGAATCTACAAGCATAGAATTTAACGCGCCAAAGAAGGGAACCTACGACTTTCTTTGTAGCTTTCCCGGGCATTATGCCATGATGAAAGGTAAATTCATTGTAGAATAA
- a CDS encoding carboxymuconolactone decarboxylase family protein has product METKNYSKLVLCAIKGIQEMEECAIHNGVEQQLLELVKLRAFQINSCTSCESLQMDDSRERGEDMSRLEILSDWKESDHFSEREKAALTWTEALMYSPVKVDIDQILEEIGAHFTEQELISITVTVNAVNNWNNLSLVIKAAYGN; this is encoded by the coding sequence ATGGAAACTAAAAATTATTCAAAATTGGTATTATGCGCTATTAAAGGAATCCAGGAAATGGAAGAATGTGCAATACACAATGGAGTGGAGCAGCAACTTTTGGAGCTGGTAAAACTAAGAGCTTTTCAAATTAATAGTTGTACTTCCTGCGAATCATTGCAAATGGACGATTCCCGGGAACGGGGAGAAGATATGTCGCGGCTTGAAATTCTTTCAGATTGGAAAGAAAGCGATCATTTCAGCGAAAGGGAGAAAGCAGCTCTCACCTGGACCGAGGCACTTATGTATTCGCCTGTCAAAGTAGATATAGATCAAATCCTCGAGGAAATAGGAGCTCATTTTACAGAACAGGAACTTATCTCCATAACTGTAACCGTAAATGCCGTGAACAATTGGAACAATCTTTCGCTGGTCATTAAAGCCGCCTACGGAAATTAA
- a CDS encoding DUF6448 family protein gives MKNSAKPRSGNSKNLVLQLFLLLAFLTGPLTFAHCDSYDGPVIKDAYAALKAEKVAPVLKWIEPKYEDEITILFKKTLQYKEKDPQVYDLLKMHFFETLVRLHREGEGEPYTGLKPAGNISPVIQKSDAAMEAGTVELLLKDLNSRTGNLLKEKYERLLELKAHKEESTAQGRAFVAAYVDYTHTVKAIYDLLAEASDGHHVPAIEKIHKN, from the coding sequence ATGAAAAATTCAGCAAAACCAAGGTCAGGAAACAGCAAGAATCTTGTTCTTCAACTTTTTCTTCTTCTTGCCTTTTTAACCGGGCCTTTAACTTTCGCTCATTGTGATTCTTATGACGGGCCGGTGATAAAGGATGCCTATGCAGCGCTAAAAGCGGAAAAAGTAGCACCCGTTCTAAAGTGGATCGAGCCAAAATATGAGGACGAAATCACTATTCTGTTTAAGAAAACGCTCCAATATAAAGAAAAGGATCCCCAGGTCTATGACCTTCTGAAAATGCACTTTTTTGAAACCCTTGTACGTCTTCACAGGGAGGGAGAAGGGGAGCCCTATACAGGTTTGAAACCTGCAGGCAATATTTCTCCAGTAATTCAAAAGTCTGATGCGGCAATGGAAGCCGGTACAGTTGAACTTCTTTTGAAGGATCTCAATAGCCGCACAGGAAATCTTTTAAAGGAAAAATATGAGCGGCTCCTTGAATTAAAAGCTCATAAAGAGGAATCTACAGCCCAGGGCAGAGCCTTTGTCGCGGCTTATGTAGATTATACTCATACGGTGAAAGCCATATATGATCTACTGGCGGAAGCTTCAGATGGACATCATGTTCCTGCAATTGAAAAAATTCACAAGAATTAA
- a CDS encoding RrF2 family transcriptional regulator — protein MTLLKPNKVISKSCKYAIRAAIFLASRAGEDVKFGVKEVAEEIEAPSAFTAKILRNLNKYKIVTSLKGPYGGFYCENYQLQLPVIEIVNAIDGLAVFKECVMGLHQCSDEHPCPMHHTYAKTRNDFFKSFEETTIGSLASDLSKGAVYLKNP, from the coding sequence TTGACTTTATTAAAACCCAACAAAGTGATCTCAAAATCCTGTAAATATGCAATTCGAGCAGCGATCTTTTTAGCGTCCCGTGCCGGAGAGGATGTTAAATTTGGAGTAAAGGAAGTTGCCGAAGAAATTGAAGCACCCAGTGCCTTTACCGCAAAGATCCTGCGAAACCTCAACAAATATAAGATCGTAACTTCTCTCAAGGGGCCTTACGGTGGCTTTTACTGTGAGAACTATCAGCTGCAATTACCCGTAATTGAGATAGTGAATGCAATAGATGGCCTGGCTGTATTCAAAGAATGTGTAATGGGGCTCCACCAATGTTCAGATGAACATCCGTGCCCTATGCATCATACTTATGCAAAAACACGTAACGATTTCTTCAAATCTTTTGAGGAGACCACTATAGGAAGCCTGGCATCAGACCTCTCCAAAGGAGCTGTATATCTAAAGAATCCTTAA
- a CDS encoding YceI family protein codes for MAATKWNIDPSHSEVTFKVKHLMISTVTGKFKVFEGEVESEGEDFKKVKNIEFKADVKSIDTNNKDRDEHLKSDDFFAAEEHPQLVFKAESFDVDSDEIQGELTIRNTTKPVTLDVDFGGVVEDPYGQTKAGLTVSGKISRKDFGLKWNAVTEAGSVVVSDQVRINVEVQFIKQA; via the coding sequence ATGGCAGCTACAAAATGGAATATCGATCCTTCACACAGTGAAGTAACTTTTAAAGTAAAACATTTAATGATCTCTACCGTAACCGGAAAATTTAAAGTTTTTGAAGGCGAGGTTGAAAGCGAAGGCGAGGATTTTAAAAAGGTAAAGAATATTGAATTTAAAGCCGACGTAAAATCTATAGATACTAACAACAAAGATCGTGATGAACACCTGAAATCTGACGATTTCTTTGCAGCAGAAGAACACCCTCAACTGGTCTTTAAAGCTGAAAGTTTTGATGTGGATTCAGATGAAATCCAGGGTGAATTAACTATAAGGAACACGACCAAACCTGTCACTCTTGATGTTGATTTTGGAGGAGTAGTAGAAGATCCTTACGGTCAGACAAAAGCAGGATTGACAGTAAGCGGAAAGATCAGCCGAAAAGATTTCGGATTAAAATGGAATGCTGTTACCGAGGCAGGTAGCGTGGTAGTGAGCGACCAGGTAAGAATAAACGTAGAGGTTCAGTTCATAAAACAGGCATAA
- a CDS encoding DsbA family oxidoreductase, translating to MQVKIWSDVRCPFCYIGKKKLEAALEKFPQRDEVEIIWKSFQLDPSLKTDASSSTLEYFVKTKGVSEEQARQMFSGAANMAKEAGINLNIEKGILANSFMAHRLIQLAKTKDLGNEIEEVLFKAHFEEAKNIDDIEVLVQLAESIGMETEEVRDTLKSDAFAYEVKQDEMEARNIGVRGVPFFVFEDKYAISGAQPTEAFLQTLEKVWEERNPELKISEGDSCSTDGTCD from the coding sequence ATGCAGGTAAAGATCTGGTCAGATGTAAGATGTCCTTTCTGTTATATAGGAAAGAAAAAATTGGAGGCAGCGCTTGAAAAGTTTCCGCAGCGAGATGAGGTAGAGATCATCTGGAAAAGCTTTCAGTTAGATCCCTCGCTGAAAACAGATGCAAGCTCCAGCACTCTTGAGTATTTTGTAAAGACCAAAGGTGTAAGTGAAGAACAGGCACGACAAATGTTTAGCGGAGCTGCAAACATGGCGAAAGAAGCAGGAATAAACCTGAATATCGAAAAAGGGATCCTGGCTAATTCGTTTATGGCACATCGACTCATTCAACTTGCCAAAACCAAAGATTTGGGAAATGAGATCGAAGAAGTCCTTTTTAAAGCTCATTTTGAAGAAGCAAAGAATATTGATGATATCGAAGTTCTTGTACAGCTAGCCGAATCTATAGGAATGGAGACTGAAGAAGTACGTGATACTTTAAAATCTGATGCTTTCGCTTACGAGGTGAAACAGGATGAAATGGAAGCCCGGAATATTGGCGTGAGAGGAGTTCCTTTTTTTGTATTTGAAGATAAATATGCCATCTCCGGAGCCCAGCCCACCGAAGCATTCTTACAGACCCTTGAAAAAGTTTGGGAAGAAAGAAATCCGGAATTAAAGATATCCGAAGGTGATTCCTGTTCTACGGATGGAACCTGTGATTAG